GAAAGTGCCTGTCCGTGTGCACCGGACGAGTACTATATAGAAGATCTTAAAGGATGCGCTCTTGTGTATTGCACGGGAAGCGCTCAAGACGGACTGGCAGCAGGATCTGCACCTACCGAGGTAGGTACTATCACAGACGTATTGGAAGGCGGCGCGGGCGACCTGTTGGAGGTTGCGCTGGCCGAGAGTTGTGAATTGCTTGCACCCGATGTTCGGCAGATGGCCGGCGGCGACCCGCGGACCGTGCTCGTTCCCTTTAAACGCGAGTTTATCGGAACGGTCGATATCGAACGCAAACTGGTTCAGCTGATGCACCTCTGGATTCTGGAGTAACGCTCCATGAAGTTCCACGTGCTGACCTTGTTTCCCGAGATTCCGCGTGCTTTTTTTGAAAGCTCAATCATGGCAAAAGCGGTCGATCGGGGGATTATTGCCTACGATTTAGTGAATATCAGGGATTTTGCCTTTGATAAACACAAGACGTGTGATGACAGCCCGTACGGCGGCGGAGCGGGGATGCTGATGCTTCCCGAACCGCTTGGACTTGCGCTTGAATCGGTCAAGGCGCGCCGGAAACGCGTTATTTACGTAACGCCGTCCGGCAAACCTTTTACGCAGAAGCTGGCGCAGGAATTGAGCCGGGAAGAAGAGCTCGTTTTTATCTGCGGACGGTACGAAGGTATCGATCAGCGGATCATCGATTCGTGGGTGGACGACGAAATCTCTATCGGGGATTACGTATTGTCCTCCGGTGAAATCGCGGCGACGGTCATTATCGACGCCGTGTACCGTCTGGTTGACGGTGTCATTTCGAGCGAATCGCTGGACGAAGAAAGCTATTCCGGCGGACTTCTTGAATATCCGCAGTACACGCGGCCGGAAGTGTACGGCGGCATGAGCGTGCCCGAAGTGTTGTTGTCAGGGCATCATGAAAATATCAGGAAGTGGCGGCTTGAAAAGCGGCTGGCCAAAACGCTTGCGAACAGACCCGACATGGTGTGTGAAGCGCGGCGCGACGGTCTGCTGACTGCTGAAGCCGAACAAATGATTGAGACGATAACCGGACAGGTGCGTAAATCCGTCCGCAAAAAAAAACGTCCGAAAACCGATAAATTTTCCGGACGTTCCGATTGAAGGAGTGCTATTATGGATTTGATTCAGACTATTGAAGAATCGCAGAAAAGAGCCGATATCGAATCGTTCAAAGTGGGCGATACGGTAAAAGTATATTTCAAGATCGTTGAAGGTAAAACGGAACGTATCCAGGTGTATGAAGGGCTGGTTATCTGCTTTAAGAATTCCGGTGTCCGCCGTACTTTCACGGTTCGCAAGAATTCGTACGGCGTAGGTGTCGAACGTATATTTCCGGTCAATTCTCCGCGTATTGCGAAAGTCGAATTGGTTCGCCCCGGTAAAGTCCGCCGTTCCAAGCTGTACTATATCCGTGATAAAGTCGGTAAGGCTGCGAAAATCAAGGAACTTATTATCAAGAAGTCCGATATTCAGGCTGCAAAATAAGCTTGCCGCGTGATACCGTGCCGGATATGAATACGACTGTACGTCATATTTCAGCGCAAAATAAAACCGCTTTTACCGGGGCACGACCGCTTCGGGAAGGCGGTTTTGTTTTTATACGCGTCGTGTCGGATAACGGTTCCGGCAGGTATACCGTGTCGCTCGGCGGAACCCGCTTTGAAGCGGTTTCGGATAAACCGCTTGCCGAAGGTTCCGTTTTCCGCGTACAGGTGGCGCTCAAGGACGGGCGGATTTTGCTCGTTCCGGAGCGTTCCGATACGGCCGGCGGCGCACAGGGATTTTTGAACGCTACGTACCGTTCGGCGGACATTCGGTTCGGCAGCGCGGATATGCCGGCGTATCTGTCGGCGGTGTTTTCTTCGTTGGGATTGCCGGCCGATGCGGTTTCGCTGCGGCTCGTTTCGTTTCTGCAGCAAAGCGGACTGTCTTTTAACTGCGCGCGCATGATAAAGGCGCGGCGGATTGCGGCCAGTTTTCCGGGGCGGGAATGCGAAGCCGCGGAAGTTTCTCTTTTTCTTGCCGAAAAGGGCATCGAGCCGGACGTTGAATCCGTGGCGGCGCTGCTGAACACGCTGTGCTGCGGTTTCAGCGCCGCGCAGCCGGATGCGGACGGCGGCGAAAAACGGAGTGCCGGCGAGGACGACGACACGGGAGCGGTGCTGTTCGAGCGGCTGTACGGAAAAAAACTTACGGAAGCGGGCGGCGGTGAAGGAGTGCTTACGCTTGCGAATCATCTGGCGACGGCGGGACTGCATTGGATCGTGCTGCCGTTTGAATATGATGCACAAAAAATAAGAGTTTTTGGAAATATTAGAATTTTACTTGACGTCAGACAAAAAAATACGCAAAAAGTGATACTGGAAGCGGAGCATTCGTCGAAAAAATATTTTTTTGTGTTATATTATAACCGGAATGCAATTTCACGAATCGCTTTCCGTATGGAGCCGCCGCCGCTTCCGCAAGCTGTCCGCGGTTACGAACGTATGCTGTCAAATCTGCTGCTTTCTATCAATGAAAGCAGTTTCGCTGCAGGAAACGCTTCTGCTGCGGAAAACGTTCCCGAACCGGACGTTGCATACGATGCGGACGCCGCTTCAGGCGCGTTGTTCGGCGGCGAGCCGGATCAGCTGACGCGGATCTGTACGGAGGTATAACGTTGGATGAATTTCAGGCGGCCGGCTGTGCGTCCGGTGTGCGTAAAGCCGTCGCGCTGCAGTATCCGGCAGGGGCGGACGCGCCGTTTATCGCCGTTTCGGCGAAAGGTGCGCTTGCCGATCGGGTAGAAGCGCTTGCAAAAGAACTTGGAATTCCCGTTAAAAAAGATGAAATTCTTGCAAACGTACTGTCCGTCTGTGATGCGGGGTCTTACGTTCCGGTACAGACGTACGAAGCGCTTGCGAAAATTTTTATATTTATTCAGAAAGTTGAGAACGATGGAAACACAGGGTTTTAAAAAAATCGCCGGCGGCGATTTGCAGACAGGGATGAGGTTTTCCGCGCCGTTGTTTTTTGAAGACGGCAGGAATATGTTTCTTGCTGAAGGCAAAAGCTTGAAGCCGTATCATTTGGCGGCGGTTGCCCGCTGGAACGTACCGTTCGTGGTAACGTACGGGAAACTGATTTCCGATACCGACAAGCCGGAAAACGGCGGTATCGAAGATCTTGAACCGCTTGATGAATTGGAAGAACTCCAGTAAAATCAACCGCAGCCGCGGCGTCCCGATATCGACCCGCAGTGTCGGCCTCGACGGAGAAAACCGCGCCGCCGCCTATCTGGAATCTGCCGGATATTCGGTTTTGTTCCGTAACTGGCGGACACGCTGCGGTGAAATCGATATAATAGCGCGTAAAGGCTCGGTACTCGTTTTTGCGGAAGTAAAAACGCTGCCGAGCGGTAACGTGGAGACGCTGGCGCACGAATTGGGAGCTCGTAAGCGGAAAAGAATTATCGAAACGGCTAAATATTTCCTTGCTATGTATCGACAATATAATGACAGCTGCATCAGATTTGATGTGCTGGTTGTTGATATGCCGGGATTTGATCCTATATATCATATAGAAAATGCCTTTTCGGAGTTCATATGATGTCCGCTATGAAGAATACTTCTGACAGTGCCGTTAAATCCGAGCGCGTACGTGAATTACAGCAAAAAATTTACGATAGGGCGTATCTTGATAATGCCATTCAGCGGATAGCGTTGGTGCTGAGCCGAAAACTGGTGGAAAATCGCGAAATAATAAGGACGTAAAAATGGAACATTCCGGTAACAACCGCAGAAACGGAAATAAAAAAAATTGGAACAGCCGGCCTTCCGCCTCTGACAATCGCCGCTCCGGTTCCGACAGCCGCCGGCAATCCGAGCCCCGGCAGAATTCTTTTCGGAACGGCGAGACTCACCGTGCGCCGCCGGCGCGCGTACCTGCTCAGGTTCAGGAAGAAATGCAGAAAGATATGCAGGCGATCCGCGCGCTGAAGCAGAACGCGCCGCTTTGTCCCCGCTGCAATCAGCCGATAACGGACATTACTTCCGCCCTTGCGGAACGGAAAACCGGAGAACCGGTTCATTTCGATTGCGTCGTTGATTTTCTGAAGCAATCGGAACCGTTGAAAGAGAACGAAAAGATCACTTATATCGGGCAGGGACGCTTTGCGGTCGTTTATTTCAGCAATCCGCACGATATGCGGCATTTTACGATTGTCCGCGTCATCGAGTGGGAAGAGCGCGATAAAAAATATCCGTGGCGCGCGGATATAGCCGGATTATACAGTCAAGTGCATTGAGCTGCAGACTTCGATCTGCGGAATTTTTCATAAAAAACGGGCTGCCGGAACTACGTAACGTATCTCCGAACAGCCCGCTGTAATGCCGGAAACCAGAATCGAACTGGCACGGACGTATAAGGTCCGAGGGATTTTAAGTCCCTTGTGTCTACCTATTCCACCATTCCGGCATGTGTCAGTCATCATATCCGAAAAACGCTTTTTTTTCAAGTAGGAGCGCACTCTTTCTGCCGCGGCGGCAGCATCGGAAAATCAGACGGTTTCAGTCTGATATTTTTACCCAGAGCGGCGCGGACAGCGTCCACCGGACGAGCGGAGTGCGTCCCGCTTGCGGCGCGGAAATTTCAAAACGCATCGTGTGGAGTCTGAATACGCGCAGCGAAATCGGAGAAAGGTTCGCAGCGGCGGCGATATCGCGGTACGTCCGTACGTGCGCGCCGTTCTGCACGCAGCCGAAAAGTATGCCGCCCGGACGGGGAGCGCAGGTTTCGGCACTGAACGGTATACCGTATTCCGGCAGACCGGCGGAAACGGGTTCTCCGTTTTTTGCGGAAATCGTAACCGGCCGGATAAATAAGCCGTCTGCAAAAACCGGCGGTTCGATCACGCAGCCGGTGAGCATCGTCTTCAATTCGGTGATCGGCAGTTCCGTACGAAGGACGCATATCTGCGGATAAAACGGAACGATGCGGCCGTCCGGTACCGCTGCCCGGGCGGCCGAGAGGATGCGCGCGTGTTCCTGCTCTACGGCGCAGCGCGGCGTTTCGTGCGGAATCAGAACGGTATAGCAGGATCGGTGAATTTGCATGAGTAACTATAGCGTTTTTGCCCGAAAAAGTGTAGTATGCAGTATATGAAACGGATTCTGCTGACAATTCTTTTTACGCTGAGCGTCGTATGCGCGTATGTGGGCTGTTCTTCTCCGCTGTCGACGCTGCCGCTCGTCGTTTCAGGTGCGGAACCGGCTGCCCTTACCGCGCTGAACAAGAACGCACGGAAAGCCGCCGTTTCCGGTACGAACGGTTCCCGGTACGCTTATTTTGCCTTTTCGGAGGCGCAACGAGGGAATTACGTTTCTTTGGCTGCCTCGGAGGGGGCCGTTTCTCTTGAAATCGAAATTTCCGCGCCGATTTCGGCGGCGTATGCGGAAACGGCTGCCGCGGACCGCCGGTTCGCTTTCGGGCT
This sequence is a window from Treponema brennaborense DSM 12168. Protein-coding genes within it:
- the rimM gene encoding ribosome maturation factor RimM (Essential for efficient processing of 16S rRNA), with amino-acid sequence MEHFVVGIIRGAHGLSGNLKVVSTSGEYGHFAGMKEVTVRKGDVQKSCKIEFAEEGTGVLYLKCAGIDTAEDAKRYTGWEIIVPRESACPCAPDEYYIEDLKGCALVYCTGSAQDGLAAGSAPTEVGTITDVLEGGAGDLLEVALAESCELLAPDVRQMAGGDPRTVLVPFKREFIGTVDIERKLVQLMHLWILE
- the trmD gene encoding tRNA (guanosine(37)-N1)-methyltransferase TrmD codes for the protein MKFHVLTLFPEIPRAFFESSIMAKAVDRGIIAYDLVNIRDFAFDKHKTCDDSPYGGGAGMLMLPEPLGLALESVKARRKRVIYVTPSGKPFTQKLAQELSREEELVFICGRYEGIDQRIIDSWVDDEISIGDYVLSSGEIAATVIIDAVYRLVDGVISSESLDEESYSGGLLEYPQYTRPEVYGGMSVPEVLLSGHHENIRKWRLEKRLAKTLANRPDMVCEARRDGLLTAEAEQMIETITGQVRKSVRKKKRPKTDKFSGRSD
- the rplS gene encoding 50S ribosomal protein L19, which produces MMDLIQTIEESQKRADIESFKVGDTVKVYFKIVEGKTERIQVYEGLVICFKNSGVRRTFTVRKNSYGVGVERIFPVNSPRIAKVELVRPGKVRRSKLYYIRDKVGKAAKIKELIIKKSDIQAAK
- a CDS encoding EscU/YscU/HrcU family type III secretion system export apparatus switch protein, giving the protein MDEFQAAGCASGVRKAVALQYPAGADAPFIAVSAKGALADRVEALAKELGIPVKKDEILANVLSVCDAGSYVPVQTYEALAKIFIFIQKVENDGNTGF
- a CDS encoding YraN family protein, which codes for MNWKNSSKINRSRGVPISTRSVGLDGENRAAAYLESAGYSVLFRNWRTRCGEIDIIARKGSVLVFAEVKTLPSGNVETLAHELGARKRKRIIETAKYFLAMYRQYNDSCIRFDVLVVDMPGFDPIYHIENAFSEFI